Proteins co-encoded in one Armatimonadota bacterium genomic window:
- the hfq gene encoding RNA chaperone Hfq, which produces MNKGPVNLQDLFLNQVRKENVPVTIYLIGGVQLKGVVRGFDAFTVMLDSPGKPTQLVYKHAIASVVPSRQVTIQQESQKETSEEQDAEA; this is translated from the coding sequence ATGAACAAGGGACCGGTAAACCTGCAGGATTTGTTTCTCAACCAGGTGCGCAAAGAAAACGTTCCAGTGACCATCTATTTGATTGGTGGCGTGCAACTCAAGGGAGTTGTGCGCGGCTTTGATGCCTTTACTGTGATGCTGGACAGTCCTGGCAAACCCACACAGCTTGTGTATAAACATGCAATTGCTTCGGTAGTACCTTCAAGGCAGGTAACCATACAACAAGAGTCCCAAAAGGAAACGTCTGAAGAGCAGGATGCAGAAGCT
- a CDS encoding M48 family metallopeptidase yields MYEQVASNIRRSYLLIFAFILLIGGLGYLFSESTGYPEILPLALVLAIVSSVGSYYYSDKIVLAMSNARPATKEEHAFLINSVEGLAIAAGIPVPKIYVIDDTAPNAFATGRDPEHAVICVTTGLMQKLSRIELEGVISHEMAHIKGFDIRLMALVAVLAGTVVLISDWLLRSMRFGLIRRNRNRGLGGNPFMLVIALIAALLAPLIALLMQLAISRKREFLADAQGALLTRYPEGLASALEKIASDTEPLEVANKATAHMYIYNPLRYYGGWLNNLFSTHPPIEERIRRLRNM; encoded by the coding sequence ATGTATGAGCAAGTCGCTTCAAATATACGCAGGTCATACTTACTAATATTCGCCTTCATCTTATTGATTGGCGGGCTAGGGTACTTGTTTTCAGAATCCACCGGCTATCCTGAGATTCTCCCACTTGCGCTTGTTCTAGCCATCGTGAGCAGCGTAGGTAGTTACTACTATAGTGACAAAATTGTGCTTGCGATGTCCAATGCGCGGCCAGCGACAAAAGAGGAACATGCCTTTCTAATTAACTCAGTTGAGGGGCTTGCAATTGCAGCTGGAATTCCTGTCCCAAAGATATATGTCATTGATGACACCGCACCGAACGCATTTGCAACCGGCAGAGACCCTGAACACGCAGTAATTTGCGTGACAACGGGTTTGATGCAAAAACTGAGCCGTATTGAACTAGAGGGAGTTATTAGCCACGAGATGGCACATATAAAGGGATTCGATATTCGCCTAATGGCGCTGGTTGCAGTTCTTGCAGGCACTGTTGTCTTAATATCCGATTGGTTGCTTCGGAGCATGCGGTTCGGCTTAATTCGCCGCAATAGAAACCGTGGATTGGGTGGGAATCCTTTTATGTTGGTAATTGCACTAATTGCCGCTTTACTTGCACCTTTAATCGCTCTTTTGATGCAGCTTGCTATTTCGAGGAAGCGGGAGTTTCTTGCCGATGCTCAGGGTGCATTGCTTACTCGATATCCAGAAGGTCTGGCAAGCGCTCTTGAGAAAATCGCATCAGACACAGAACCACTCGAGGTAGCAAATAAAGCAACCGCCCATATGTATATCTACAATCCTCTGCGCTACTATGGAGGATGGCTAAACAATCTTTTTAGCACACATCCACCAATTGAAGAACGCATTCGCCGCTTGAGAAACATGTAA
- a CDS encoding MFS transporter codes for MYERTAATKNIGLEHDQREVRRSFCLLSMDAIFYFCGLALIDSQTVLPTFLATLTKSPMLIGALMAIRPAGVFIPQLWSAHYLRKRTRHKGFLIKVASISRIAVTFLAIILFFANSGDKVLMLWAFVAMYTAFWFSEGGVGVSWTDLVAKTIPERLRGRLFGLMQVVGGILGVLAGVFVSRMLSEKGPDYPTNFAVLMAVSAFFFWMSLASLSAVREPEGPADDCDGGFLEYIGKLGNTLKEHSQLKRLIAVQMLAGLSGLSLPFYILYAKETSKVTGEMVGIFLLVQTIGSILAALVTGYLSDHRGPKTAIILTLVLGISAPATALVVGGAQAWAFGFVFLAVGGLLGSSWIGITNFLLEISEPEERRGLIGLMNTANTPAMLYPLLGGLIAQELSYRAAFVLTALATLIALLLSLGLKKQEK; via the coding sequence ATGTATGAAAGGACAGCAGCAACAAAAAACATCGGGCTCGAGCATGACCAGCGAGAGGTCAGGAGAAGTTTTTGCCTTCTCTCGATGGATGCCATTTTCTATTTTTGTGGTCTTGCTTTAATTGATTCTCAAACCGTTCTTCCCACTTTCTTGGCGACACTTACGAAATCTCCTATGCTGATTGGCGCATTGATGGCTATTCGCCCTGCAGGTGTTTTCATCCCCCAGCTCTGGAGTGCTCACTATCTTCGGAAGCGGACGCGCCATAAAGGCTTCCTTATTAAGGTTGCCTCAATTTCGAGAATTGCCGTAACTTTCTTGGCAATAATTCTTTTCTTTGCAAACAGCGGAGATAAAGTACTCATGCTTTGGGCTTTTGTTGCAATGTATACAGCGTTTTGGTTTTCAGAGGGTGGAGTGGGGGTTTCTTGGACCGACCTAGTTGCTAAGACGATTCCCGAGCGGTTGCGCGGGCGATTGTTTGGATTGATGCAGGTAGTTGGAGGCATATTAGGAGTACTGGCTGGTGTTTTCGTGAGCCGAATGCTTTCGGAAAAAGGGCCAGATTATCCAACAAATTTTGCAGTCCTAATGGCTGTATCGGCGTTTTTCTTCTGGATGAGTTTAGCTAGTCTTTCTGCTGTTCGTGAGCCAGAAGGGCCCGCCGATGATTGTGACGGCGGCTTTCTTGAGTATATCGGCAAGCTGGGCAATACCCTCAAAGAACATAGCCAGCTTAAGCGGCTGATTGCAGTGCAAATGCTAGCAGGACTAAGTGGACTTTCGCTTCCATTCTATATCCTATATGCGAAAGAAACATCTAAAGTCACTGGGGAAATGGTTGGTATTTTTCTTCTTGTTCAAACGATAGGAAGTATTCTCGCTGCACTGGTAACAGGCTATCTCAGCGACCACAGAGGGCCAAAGACCGCAATAATATTGACCCTTGTACTCGGTATTTCAGCGCCTGCCACGGCTCTTGTGGTTGGTGGTGCACAGGCATGGGCGTTTGGATTCGTCTTCCTAGCGGTTGGTGGACTCTTGGGAAGCTCGTGGATTGGCATAACGAACTTCCTTCTCGAGATTTCCGAGCCAGAGGAGCGGCGAGGGTTAATTGGGTTGATGAACACTGCGAATACACCGGCAATGCTGTATCCCCTTCTTGGCGGCCTAATAGCGCAAGAATTATCATACCGTGCCGCGTTTGTTCTGACAGCGCTGGCTACATTAATTGCCCTCCTTCTTTCATTAGGATTAAAAAAGCAAGAAAAATGA
- the miaA gene encoding tRNA (adenosine(37)-N6)-dimethylallyltransferase MiaA, translated as MRHGLVVGIVGPTATGKTAVGIELAKRLDGEIISADSMAVYKLMNIGTAKPTPEELGGVRIHLVDVVWPDEEFSVAEFKRLAEEAIADILSRGRMPLVVGGTGLYIKALTGGLSIPSIGPNRMLREQLKAEAEQYGNEYLLERLRAIDPITASRLHPNDLKRIIRALEVYVISGMPISHFHGVGGEYKALYDFKLFGLTMSRPTLYARIEERVEEQIRAGLIEEVRSLLEKNYSPDLPSMKGLGYKQIAGYLRGAYDLETAIKLLKRDTRRFAKRQFTWFRADKSIHWIDVEGLSPSQVAEKVIGLLKVKV; from the coding sequence GTGCGGCATGGTTTGGTAGTTGGAATTGTTGGTCCCACGGCAACGGGGAAAACTGCCGTCGGGATTGAGCTTGCAAAGCGCTTGGATGGGGAGATAATCTCCGCTGATTCGATGGCAGTCTACAAGTTAATGAATATTGGGACTGCGAAGCCGACACCAGAGGAACTTGGCGGAGTTCGGATTCACCTAGTTGACGTTGTTTGGCCAGATGAAGAATTCAGCGTTGCGGAGTTCAAGCGGTTGGCAGAAGAAGCAATTGCAGATATTCTGTCACGAGGAAGAATGCCTTTGGTTGTTGGCGGCACTGGGCTTTACATAAAAGCGCTCACAGGCGGTTTAAGCATTCCAAGTATAGGACCCAACCGGATGCTTCGAGAGCAGTTAAAAGCTGAGGCGGAACAGTATGGAAATGAATATTTACTTGAACGTCTTCGAGCAATTGATCCGATTACAGCGAGCCGACTGCATCCAAATGACCTTAAAAGGATAATTCGGGCACTTGAAGTTTATGTAATTTCTGGAATGCCAATATCGCATTTTCATGGAGTTGGTGGTGAGTACAAAGCGCTTTATGATTTTAAGCTGTTCGGCCTTACCATGAGCAGGCCTACCCTCTATGCTCGTATTGAGGAAAGAGTTGAAGAACAAATCAGGGCTGGACTTATAGAGGAAGTTCGATCACTTTTGGAGAAGAATTATAGTCCTGATCTACCTTCGATGAAAGGTTTGGGGTATAAGCAAATTGCAGGATATTTGCGTGGCGCATATGATTTAGAAACCGCTATTAAGCTGCTCAAGCGAGATACTAGGCGATTTGCAAAAAGGCAATTTACCTGGTTTCGTGCGGATAAAAGCATACATTGGATAGATGTTGAAGGACTCAGTCCGTCGCAAGTTGCCGAGAAGGTTATCGGCCTGCTAAAGGTAAAAGTCTAG
- a CDS encoding LemA family protein, with protein sequence MVIIAILGVAGLIILWLVYLYNRLVVLRNRINNAWSQIDVQLRRRYDLIPNLVETVKGYAAHEKEVFTKVTEARAAMASAQTIAEQGQAQNMITQALKSLFAVAEAYPDLKANQNFMMLQEELSGTESKIAYARQFYNDTVMAYNTLIQSFPANLFAKAFGFTEREYFPMEEAAREPVQVKF encoded by the coding sequence ATGGTAATCATCGCAATATTGGGCGTAGCCGGCCTAATAATTCTTTGGCTGGTATACCTATACAACCGATTAGTTGTTTTGCGAAATAGGATTAATAATGCCTGGTCGCAAATTGACGTCCAGCTTCGTCGGAGATACGATCTAATCCCAAATCTCGTCGAGACTGTGAAGGGCTATGCAGCGCATGAGAAGGAGGTTTTCACAAAAGTAACCGAAGCTCGGGCCGCAATGGCTTCAGCACAGACTATCGCAGAACAGGGGCAGGCGCAAAATATGATTACTCAGGCTCTCAAATCCCTTTTTGCAGTTGCTGAGGCGTATCCAGATCTTAAAGCGAACCAAAATTTCATGATGCTGCAAGAGGAATTGTCTGGGACAGAGAGCAAGATTGCATATGCCCGTCAATTCTATAACGATACTGTGATGGCTTACAACACGCTTATCCAGTCGTTTCCGGCCAATCTTTTTGCAAAGGCATTTGGTTTCACCGAAAGAGAATACTTCCCCATGGAAGAGGCCGCACGTGAACCCGTTCAAGTCAAGTTTTGA